The following coding sequences lie in one Candidatus Eremiobacterota bacterium genomic window:
- a CDS encoding alkaline phosphatase family protein: MTISDKIKHVVLLMLENRSFDHLCGYLRMVDSRIEGLLGTEYNELDPSGGDSVKVVVSDDAPYVPDLLPSPGHEVPDVHTQLYAGGDGSTIANRGFIKNYFEQGVPSANAGRVMKCFSPERLPVITALAREFALCDRWHSSLPGPTWPNRLFVHCATSGGFADNTARQYSMTSIFERLSDQQLDSWRIYFHDTPQTFMLERLRNARYLRFFEHFDAFIRDCRDGTLPRYSFIEPRYFSILGAAANDEHPDHGVLPGEQLIATVYNALRASEKWNQTLLVVTWDEHGGFYDHVAPPATVNPDGKVSPDCNFELLGLRVPTMRISPWISRGTVDHNVYDHSSVPATLKLIFGTSSFLTKRDELANTFEGNCLLPTWRTDTIERVAPASPPLANAFHASVQGVMSAIRPPTDLQRSLVNLANRIAPDQARSQYSLPTELQAANHVHEVTLRVLSPYAR; this comes from the coding sequence ATGACCATCAGCGACAAAATTAAGCATGTTGTTCTTCTGATGCTTGAGAACCGGTCGTTCGACCACCTTTGCGGATACCTGCGCATGGTGGACTCTCGCATCGAAGGGTTACTCGGCACGGAATATAATGAGCTCGATCCTAGCGGCGGCGATTCCGTGAAGGTAGTCGTATCGGACGACGCGCCCTACGTGCCGGACCTTTTGCCTAGTCCCGGCCACGAGGTCCCCGATGTCCATACCCAACTCTATGCCGGCGGCGACGGCTCTACGATCGCCAATCGCGGCTTTATCAAGAACTACTTCGAGCAGGGCGTACCCTCGGCCAACGCCGGCCGCGTGATGAAATGCTTTTCGCCGGAGCGGTTGCCCGTCATCACAGCACTTGCGCGCGAGTTCGCCCTGTGTGACCGATGGCATTCGTCCCTCCCTGGTCCTACTTGGCCCAATCGCCTCTTCGTACACTGTGCGACCTCGGGCGGTTTTGCTGACAACACGGCGCGCCAGTACAGTATGACCTCGATCTTCGAACGTCTGAGCGATCAACAGCTGGACTCTTGGCGCATTTACTTTCATGACACGCCACAGACGTTCATGCTTGAGCGTTTGCGCAACGCGCGATATTTGCGGTTCTTCGAACACTTCGATGCGTTCATACGGGATTGCCGAGATGGAACGCTCCCGCGCTATTCCTTCATCGAACCACGCTACTTCAGTATTCTCGGCGCAGCGGCGAACGACGAGCACCCGGATCATGGGGTTCTCCCGGGCGAGCAACTCATCGCAACGGTCTATAATGCTTTACGGGCATCCGAGAAGTGGAACCAGACGCTGCTCGTTGTTACGTGGGATGAACACGGAGGGTTTTACGATCATGTCGCGCCACCTGCTACTGTCAACCCCGACGGCAAGGTCTCGCCAGATTGCAATTTCGAGTTGCTGGGATTGCGCGTCCCCACGATGCGCATTTCTCCTTGGATTTCGCGAGGAACCGTGGACCACAACGTTTACGATCATTCGTCCGTTCCTGCAACCTTGAAGCTAATCTTCGGCACTTCCTCATTCTTGACCAAACGCGACGAGTTGGCGAATACCTTCGAAGGCAATTGCTTGCTACCGACATGGCGAACCGACACCATAGAGCGTGTCGCGCCCGCGTCGCCGCCGTTAGCTAATGCATTCCATGCTAGCGTCCAAGGCGTAATGAGCGCGATCCGGCCGCCAACGGATCTACAACGCAGTCTGGTCAATCTAGCGAATCGAATAGCGCCCGATCAGGCACGAAGTCAGTATTCTTTGCCCACGGAGCTGCAAGCTGCGAATCACGTGCATGAAGTTACGTTACGCGTCTTGTCACCTTATGCCCGCTAG